One Bdellovibrio bacteriovorus str. Tiberius DNA segment encodes these proteins:
- a CDS encoding HNH endonuclease encodes MDRRRRKKISPEIRMALWELWAKKCAYCSHPTEKEYHVEHIVPLSSVSAAALEILKRAELNLSESFDFDSLDNYSIACAPCNKTKYYHELPNASIYLAKAAALKNEVIRRANEIAANLNAAKVIGSMQVVLDQGLISKEDFKELFREFDRVRIPPNSPLYPELAGASALDIPVIFQTEMVDDFFLRREENQVQVRTINDYLKYSAEGYEASCNAEFKAGLYTFDIPARILHALSGASKSDGAFSREVDEVFKYPSRLPANIFMESDEGSTKTLLGQLLKRSAKIIDRDAGYLEVCTKWLWSSQLFVIAKGDFTGSKKEEVLIFLNACPVHGTLRCPSVIILTPHYRTDFFDRLFYRLFGKRRILYESRTVELPKPL; translated from the coding sequence GTGGATCGACGTCGTCGAAAGAAAATTTCTCCAGAAATAAGGATGGCACTTTGGGAGTTGTGGGCTAAGAAGTGCGCATATTGTAGTCATCCGACGGAAAAAGAATATCATGTGGAGCATATCGTTCCTTTAAGTTCAGTTTCGGCGGCCGCACTTGAGATTTTAAAAAGAGCTGAGTTGAATTTATCTGAATCGTTTGATTTTGATAGCTTAGATAACTATTCAATCGCGTGTGCCCCTTGTAATAAAACTAAATACTATCATGAACTTCCCAATGCGAGCATTTATTTGGCAAAGGCTGCTGCTTTAAAGAATGAGGTTATTCGTCGAGCCAATGAGATCGCAGCAAATTTAAATGCAGCAAAAGTAATTGGTTCGATGCAAGTCGTTCTCGATCAAGGGCTCATTTCCAAAGAAGACTTTAAAGAGCTTTTTCGCGAGTTCGATAGAGTTAGAATTCCGCCAAATAGTCCTTTATATCCTGAGTTGGCTGGCGCAAGCGCACTTGATATTCCCGTTATTTTTCAAACGGAAATGGTTGACGACTTTTTCCTTAGAAGGGAAGAGAATCAAGTACAGGTGAGAACTATAAATGATTATCTGAAATATAGTGCCGAAGGATATGAGGCATCCTGTAACGCAGAATTTAAGGCCGGCCTATACACTTTCGATATTCCTGCAAGAATTTTGCATGCTCTCTCAGGGGCCAGTAAGAGTGATGGAGCCTTTTCAAGAGAGGTTGATGAGGTCTTTAAATATCCAAGCCGACTTCCTGCAAATATTTTTATGGAATCTGATGAGGGATCTACGAAAACTTTGCTTGGTCAACTATTGAAGAGATCGGCTAAGATTATTGATAGGGATGCTGGATACCTTGAAGTATGTACAAAATGGCTTTGGAGTTCGCAGTTGTTTGTAATTGCCAAGGGGGATTTTACCGGCTCCAAGAAGGAAGAAGTTTTGATCTTTCTAAATGCATGTCCTGTCCACGGAACGCTGCGATGCCCTAGTGTTATTATTCTTACACCACATTATCGTACGGACTTCTTTGATAGACTTTTCTATCGTCTATTTGGAAAGCGACGGATTCTTTATGAATCAAGAACAGTTGAGCTTCCAAAGCCACTATGA
- a CDS encoding helix-turn-helix domain-containing protein produces the protein MKSEKRRLNESNDEHWGNRLQSVLDEKGISRRQIAKAIGVAPSVIDSWVRGAAPNDLKAVKRLADNVDCSFSWLLTGEEEAGNGRTVSELFQSVPYFDGYARIRIDRLVPRKKNNRDAGELE, from the coding sequence ATGAAGTCAGAAAAAAGAAGATTAAATGAGTCCAATGATGAGCATTGGGGCAATCGTTTGCAGTCAGTTCTTGATGAAAAAGGAATCAGTCGAAGGCAAATTGCTAAGGCCATTGGAGTTGCTCCTTCTGTGATTGACTCGTGGGTGCGTGGGGCCGCTCCTAATGATTTGAAGGCGGTCAAAAGGCTTGCAGACAACGTAGACTGCTCGTTCTCATGGCTACTTACTGGGGAAGAAGAGGCTGGCAACGGTCGTACTGTTTCCGAGTTGTTTCAATCTGTTCCCTACTTTGATGGGTATGCTAGAATTCGTATTGATCGACTAGTGCCAAGAAAGAAAAATAACAGAGATGCAGGAGAGCTTGAATGA
- a CDS encoding tyrosine-type recombinase/integrase — MSSDVNKSISNKARYGDFAHETISAKQRPYVSNATDQLIKVIAKEVNRHKLTYEQLKRVFREVRTRCHLETPKQGTKLIELPSDADLEKFFSTIPDPVHKLIFQFLLGTGLRISELCTLEVRRIDFPQNTAFIKEGKGNKDRVIVFGNNLKSKIELYLAGRNNRYLFESSLQTKYTPRRIQQLAVQYSKTSSVKIHPHLLRHLYATKLAEAGLSEDQRAILCGHSKNSNAQQIYTHLSLAGVKNQAIEALDKI; from the coding sequence ATGTCCTCAGATGTCAATAAATCCATTTCCAACAAAGCCAGATACGGAGATTTCGCACACGAGACCATATCTGCGAAACAGCGCCCTTATGTTAGCAATGCAACTGACCAACTCATTAAGGTGATCGCGAAGGAAGTGAATCGGCACAAGCTAACTTACGAGCAGCTTAAAAGAGTCTTCCGCGAAGTCAGGACTCGGTGTCACCTGGAAACTCCGAAACAAGGAACTAAACTCATCGAGCTTCCCTCAGATGCGGACCTTGAGAAATTCTTTTCGACAATTCCCGATCCCGTACACAAGCTGATATTCCAATTCCTTCTAGGAACAGGGTTGAGAATTTCTGAGCTTTGCACCCTTGAGGTTAGAAGAATTGATTTCCCCCAGAATACGGCCTTTATAAAAGAGGGCAAAGGCAACAAAGACAGAGTCATTGTTTTTGGAAACAACCTAAAGTCAAAGATTGAGCTTTACTTGGCCGGGCGTAATAACAGATACCTTTTCGAGTCCTCCCTACAAACGAAATATACTCCTCGCAGAATACAGCAACTCGCCGTTCAATATAGCAAAACATCTTCCGTCAAAATTCATCCCCATTTACTAAGACACCTGTACGCTACGAAGCTCGCAGAAGCTGGACTATCGGAAGATCAAAGAGCCATTTTATGCGGTCACTCAAAGAACTCTAATGCACAACAAATCTATACCCACCTATCTTTGGCAGGAGTGAAAAATCAAGCCATTGAAGCACTAGATAAAATTTAA
- a CDS encoding tyrosine-type recombinase/integrase, whose protein sequence is MSSDVNKSISNKARYGDFAHETISAKQRPYVSNATDQLIKVIAKEVNRHKLTYEQLKRVFREVRTRCHLETPKQGTKLIELPSDADLEKFFSTIPDPVHKLIFQFLLGTGLRISELCTLEVRRIDFPQNTAFIKEGKGNKDRVIVFGNNLKSKIELYLAGRNNRYLFESSLQTKYTPRRIQQLAVQYSKTSSVKIHPHLLRHLYATKLAEAGLSEDQRAPIQLHEQMSALFLLINFNNLSDLYRN, encoded by the coding sequence ATGTCCTCAGATGTCAATAAATCCATTTCCAACAAAGCCAGATACGGAGATTTCGCACACGAGACCATATCTGCGAAACAGCGCCCTTATGTTAGCAATGCAACTGACCAACTCATTAAGGTGATCGCGAAGGAAGTGAATCGGCACAAGCTAACTTACGAGCAGCTTAAAAGAGTCTTCCGCGAAGTCAGGACTCGGTGTCACCTGGAAACTCCGAAACAAGGAACTAAACTCATCGAGCTTCCCTCAGATGCGGACCTTGAGAAATTCTTTTCGACAATTCCCGATCCCGTACACAAGCTGATATTCCAATTCCTTCTAGGAACAGGGTTGAGAATTTCTGAGCTTTGCACCCTTGAGGTTAGAAGAATTGATTTCCCCCAGAATACGGCCTTTATAAAAGAGGGCAAAGGCAACAAAGACAGAGTCATTGTTTTTGGAAACAACCTAAAGTCAAAGATTGAGCTTTACTTGGCCGGGCGTAATAACAGATACCTTTTCGAGTCCTCCCTACAAACGAAATATACTCCTCGCAGAATACAGCAACTCGCCGTTCAATATAGCAAAACATCTTCCGTCAAAATTCATCCCCATTTACTAAGACACCTGTACGCTACGAAGCTCGCAGAAGCTGGACTATCGGAAGATCAAAGAGCCCCGATTCAACTCCACGAACAAATGTCTGCACTTTTTCTACTTATCAATTTTAACAACTTATCCGACTTATATAGAAATTGA
- a CDS encoding IS3 family transposase, whose translation MKSTSTAKEVKALNRYEVSQIAEVFEISRSSIYYEPVSQEEIGMPRHYQKSDDQIILEEIKAVIAIRATYGYRRVTTMVNRQRSLDGRNKINRKRVQRIMRMNGLSLPQTMPQPKRPHTGVVMTMFPNLRWCSDGMEIRCFNGDKVFVAFALDCCDREAFAYVARTEPLSATDIEELMVKAVEARFGESLRCPREIQWLSDRGSIYRAKSVKDLGKELNLNCCYTRAYSPESNGMAEAFVKTIKRDYVYQADCDSAETVLKLLPQWFADYNNIAPHSALGMKSPVEYKGSVNF comes from the coding sequence ATTAAAAGCACTTCAACCGCCAAAGAAGTCAAAGCGCTTAATCGGTATGAAGTAAGTCAGATCGCAGAAGTTTTCGAAATCAGCCGAAGTTCAATTTATTACGAACCAGTTTCTCAGGAGGAAATTGGCATGCCTCGCCATTACCAAAAATCAGACGATCAAATAATTTTAGAAGAAATCAAAGCCGTTATTGCAATTAGAGCCACCTATGGCTACCGCCGGGTGACAACGATGGTGAATCGCCAAAGATCCCTTGATGGTCGCAATAAGATCAATCGCAAGCGTGTTCAAAGAATCATGCGCATGAATGGTCTTTCATTGCCACAAACAATGCCACAGCCAAAAAGGCCACATACGGGAGTTGTTATGACTATGTTCCCGAATCTGCGTTGGTGTTCAGATGGCATGGAAATCCGCTGTTTTAACGGCGACAAAGTTTTCGTGGCGTTTGCTTTGGATTGTTGTGATCGCGAAGCATTTGCTTACGTCGCTAGGACTGAGCCGCTATCAGCTACCGACATAGAGGAATTGATGGTTAAAGCTGTTGAAGCGAGATTTGGTGAGTCATTGAGATGTCCTCGCGAAATTCAGTGGTTGTCAGATCGAGGGTCAATTTACCGTGCGAAGTCCGTGAAGGATCTTGGCAAAGAGTTAAATCTGAATTGCTGTTACACCAGAGCCTACAGCCCAGAATCCAACGGCATGGCTGAAGCATTCGTTAAAACAATCAAAAGGGATTACGTTTATCAGGCTGACTGTGACAGCGCAGAGACGGTTCTCAAGCTTTTGCCGCAGTGGTTTGCAGATTATAACAATATTGCTCCGCACTCAGCACTTGGCATGAAGAGCCCGGTCGAGTACAAAGGGTCCGTGAACTTTTAA
- a CDS encoding transposase produces the protein METTSNRRKVFTQEKKQLIIKEHNSQGISIPVLARKYGVHAITLYSWKRQMNHKKDESPISAEYIQKLIEENDKLKAENQNLKAKVGDLTIKNDILKDGLEIVQKKAILKALQPPKKSKRLIGMK, from the coding sequence ATGGAAACAACGTCTAACAGACGGAAAGTATTTACACAGGAAAAGAAGCAATTAATCATCAAAGAGCACAATTCCCAGGGAATTTCTATCCCAGTGCTTGCCAGGAAATACGGGGTTCATGCTATCACTCTTTATAGTTGGAAGAGGCAAATGAACCACAAAAAAGACGAATCCCCAATCAGTGCGGAATACATTCAAAAGTTGATCGAAGAAAACGACAAACTCAAGGCTGAGAATCAGAATCTCAAAGCTAAAGTTGGCGATTTGACGATCAAGAATGACATCTTAAAAGATGGCCTGGAGATCGTTCAAAAAAAAGCGATATTAAAAGCACTTCAACCGCCAAAGAAGTCAAAGCGCTTAATCGGTATGAAGTAA
- a CDS encoding Mov34/MPN/PAD-1 family protein, whose amino-acid sequence MSYNEVGFICAGRNDCIVSVFRIKNASQTTRHRYVWDRKQRSEVLTAISKKELVVLAEGHSHPHPRHLRRPSREDIDYFKHGIPHIIVFPCESEIRGWILGNKMFKAKNAQIQIVVI is encoded by the coding sequence ATGTCTTATAATGAGGTGGGATTCATCTGCGCAGGTAGAAATGACTGCATAGTGTCCGTGTTTAGAATTAAGAATGCGTCGCAAACGACGAGGCATCGCTATGTATGGGATAGGAAGCAAAGAAGTGAAGTTCTAACTGCTATTTCAAAAAAAGAATTAGTGGTGCTAGCAGAAGGACATTCTCATCCGCACCCAAGGCATTTGCGGAGGCCATCACGAGAAGATATTGACTACTTCAAGCATGGCATACCACATATAATTGTATTTCCATGTGAAAGCGAGATACGTGGATGGATTTTAGGGAATAAGATGTTCAAAGCAAAAAATGCGCAGATTCAAATTGTAGTCATTTAG